The Flavobacterium piscisymbiosum genome includes a region encoding these proteins:
- a CDS encoding MFS transporter, translated as MEKTSGESPTFTFNQKIIIAILALLQFTVILDFMVISPLGDILMKTLDMTTANFGFAVSAYAFSAGISGLLAAGFADKFDRKKLLIFFYTGFIIGTVFCALSTSYMMLLMARIVTGLFGGVIGSVSLAIVTDLFVIHQRGRVMGFIQMAFATSQILGIPVGLYFANNWGWHSAFIMIAVLGVLILIAIITQMQPIVKHLEVQSDKSPFLHLWHTLSNKQYQIGFASIAFLSVGGFMLQPFGSAFLVNNIKISQLELPMVFFFTGLSVLFIMPLVGKLSDKISKFKLFAAGSILSIIMILIYTNLNPIPLWEIVVINMILFMGIMSRMIPATTLNTAIPGLEDRGAYMSISSSLQQIAGGIAAVCAGYIVHQKTKTAPLENYDILGYVIAIITLCSIFFIWRVNQLVKSKDDAKEVNI; from the coding sequence ATGGAAAAAACATCAGGGGAAAGCCCCACTTTTACTTTTAACCAAAAAATCATTATCGCCATTCTGGCACTTTTGCAGTTTACTGTAATTCTTGATTTTATGGTCATTTCTCCGCTGGGAGACATCTTAATGAAAACACTCGACATGACCACTGCAAACTTTGGTTTTGCCGTTTCGGCTTATGCGTTTAGTGCCGGAATATCCGGATTATTAGCAGCAGGTTTTGCAGACAAATTCGACCGAAAAAAATTACTGATTTTCTTTTATACAGGATTCATTATTGGTACCGTTTTCTGCGCACTTTCAACAAGTTATATGATGTTGCTTATGGCACGAATCGTAACCGGACTTTTTGGTGGTGTAATTGGCTCAGTATCTTTAGCCATCGTAACCGATTTATTCGTCATTCACCAAAGAGGCCGCGTGATGGGCTTTATACAAATGGCTTTTGCCACCAGTCAGATTCTTGGAATTCCGGTTGGATTGTATTTTGCCAACAACTGGGGATGGCATTCGGCATTTATCATGATCGCCGTTTTAGGAGTGCTGATTCTGATTGCGATTATTACTCAAATGCAGCCCATTGTCAAACACCTTGAAGTACAATCAGATAAGAGTCCGTTTTTGCATCTTTGGCATACCCTAAGCAACAAACAATATCAGATAGGATTTGCTTCTATTGCCTTTCTTTCGGTTGGAGGATTTATGTTACAGCCTTTCGGAAGTGCTTTTTTGGTCAACAATATAAAAATTAGCCAATTAGAATTACCAATGGTATTTTTCTTTACCGGACTTTCAGTTCTTTTTATCATGCCTTTGGTCGGGAAGTTAAGTGATAAAATAAGCAAGTTCAAATTGTTTGCAGCAGGTTCTATACTTTCGATCATTATGATTTTAATTTATACCAACCTGAATCCTATTCCGCTATGGGAAATCGTAGTGATCAATATGATTTTGTTTATGGGAATTATGAGCCGAATGATTCCTGCCACAACGCTAAACACAGCTATTCCAGGATTAGAAGATCGTGGCGCTTATATGTCGATATCATCTTCCTTACAACAAATTGCAGGTGGAATCGCAGCGGTTTGTGCGGGATACATTGTACATCAGAAAACTAAAACTGCTCCGCTTGAAAATTATGATATTTTAGGATACGTAATTGCAATTATTACACTTTGTTCGATATTCTTTATTTGGAGAGTGAATCAGTTAGTGAAATCGAAAGATGATGCAAAAGAAGTAAACATATAA
- a CDS encoding TetR/AcrR family transcriptional regulator: MRIRDVDKEKLVISTAIDQIVQDGFQGFSMNKLAKACSISVGTLYIYYKDKDDLIQKIGAITALKFFTSTVKNFSPQVSFEEGLWKQWENRAAFTMKYPKEVAFFEIVKHSPHSEIILDSIQEFADFRMIMKEFIDNGLRNKELVPMTFEAFWSVAYGPLYTLLNLHTEGKSMGGKPFKLTSEIMKEAFSRTIKALKP; the protein is encoded by the coding sequence ATGAGAATACGTGATGTTGATAAAGAAAAACTGGTAATTTCGACTGCCATAGATCAAATCGTACAAGACGGATTTCAGGGTTTCAGCATGAACAAACTGGCAAAAGCCTGCTCGATTTCTGTTGGAACCTTATATATTTATTATAAAGACAAAGATGACTTAATACAAAAAATAGGTGCCATTACTGCACTTAAGTTTTTTACCAGCACGGTAAAAAACTTTTCACCTCAAGTGTCGTTTGAAGAAGGATTATGGAAGCAATGGGAAAACCGTGCGGCGTTTACCATGAAATACCCCAAGGAAGTTGCTTTTTTTGAAATCGTCAAACATTCGCCTCACTCAGAAATTATTCTGGATTCTATTCAGGAGTTTGCAGATTTTAGAATGATTATGAAAGAGTTTATAGATAACGGACTACGTAACAAAGAACTGGTCCCTATGACATTTGAAGCCTTTTGGTCTGTCGCCTACGGACCATTATACACGCTGTTGAACTTGCATACTGAGGGTAAGAGTATGGGAGGGAAGCCATTTAAGCTTACCAGTGAAATTATGAAAGAAGCTTTTAGCCGAACCATAAAAGCTCTAAAACCATGA
- a CDS encoding glycosyltransferase: MKSETLTSEQFYTSKSDLNNEQALNSSIFRISNDHAATKKVSERTKSKFGLFVLVSTFILMFVGAYSVYHLQDDFDQFQIERLNSSWGLPFLIVAGLLFFFQTGVFLYNLYLFFKYKPIESVSDEMLPTVTVIVPAYNEGKLVWDTLLSLAESDFPAHKLEILAVDDGSKDDTWYWMQQAKIKLGDRLTIFQQPANAGKRHALYRGFELGTGEIFVTVDSDSIVKKDTLRNLVSPFVVDEKCGAVAGNVHVLNSKKAILPKMLNVSFVMSFEFMRSAESKLGSVLCTPGAAAAYRKTAVFACLDEWINQTFMGQPSDIGEDRAMTNMILKQGQHVLFQRNAYVLTNVPEEYTGLYKMFIRWSRSNVRENIAMAKYVFTDFREGSKFGSRLLWLNQALRIAMAYPFMLFMFFFIAIHPLLFLSSTLLGILIVSSFPVLFYAKRYNFSDSLWAYSYSVFYTFSLFWITPYAIVTANKRGWLTRGLA, translated from the coding sequence ATGAAAAGTGAAACCTTAACATCAGAACAATTTTATACTTCGAAATCAGACCTTAACAACGAACAAGCCTTAAACAGTTCCATTTTTCGTATCAGTAATGATCATGCAGCAACAAAAAAAGTAAGCGAGCGCACCAAAAGTAAGTTTGGGTTATTTGTGCTGGTAAGTACTTTTATCTTAATGTTTGTGGGAGCCTATTCTGTATACCATTTGCAGGACGACTTCGATCAGTTTCAAATTGAGCGATTAAACTCTTCCTGGGGATTACCATTCCTGATTGTTGCGGGATTGTTATTTTTCTTTCAGACAGGAGTTTTCCTTTACAACTTATACCTGTTTTTTAAATACAAGCCAATCGAATCCGTTTCGGATGAAATGTTGCCAACTGTTACCGTAATCGTTCCTGCGTATAACGAAGGAAAACTAGTTTGGGATACTTTATTGAGTTTGGCCGAAAGTGATTTCCCTGCACATAAACTAGAAATATTAGCCGTTGATGACGGAAGTAAAGATGATACCTGGTACTGGATGCAACAGGCCAAAATAAAATTGGGAGATCGTTTAACGATTTTTCAACAACCGGCAAACGCAGGAAAACGTCACGCCCTATACCGCGGATTTGAATTAGGAACCGGAGAAATTTTTGTAACGGTAGACAGTGATTCAATCGTAAAAAAAGATACGCTACGTAATTTAGTTAGCCCGTTTGTGGTAGACGAAAAATGTGGAGCAGTTGCAGGAAACGTTCATGTTCTAAACAGCAAAAAAGCAATTTTACCAAAAATGCTGAATGTAAGTTTCGTAATGAGTTTTGAATTCATGCGTTCTGCCGAAAGCAAATTAGGTTCGGTTCTTTGTACTCCGGGAGCAGCGGCAGCTTACAGAAAAACAGCCGTTTTCGCTTGTCTTGACGAATGGATCAACCAAACTTTTATGGGACAGCCATCAGACATTGGTGAAGATCGCGCCATGACCAATATGATCCTAAAACAAGGTCAGCACGTATTGTTTCAAAGAAATGCGTATGTATTGACAAACGTTCCTGAAGAATACACCGGATTGTACAAAATGTTTATTAGATGGAGCAGAAGTAACGTACGTGAAAACATCGCAATGGCAAAATACGTTTTCACAGATTTTAGAGAAGGATCTAAATTTGGTTCAAGACTTTTATGGCTGAACCAGGCATTAAGAATCGCTATGGCGTATCCGTTCATGCTTTTTATGTTCTTTTTTATCGCCATTCACCCACTATTGTTTTTAAGTTCAACACTTTTAGGAATCTTAATCGTATCAAGCTTTCCGGTTTTGTTTTACGCAAAAAGATATAATTTTTCAGATTCACTTTGGGCCTATTCATACAGTGTTTTTTACACCTTTAGCCTATTCTGGATTACACCATATGCCATCGTTACAGCCAATAAAAGAGGTTGGTTAACACGTGGTTTAGCATAA
- a CDS encoding type I restriction endonuclease subunit R → MGHQSEAVLENNLIKQLVGLDYTPIKIQDGDALVSNLKNQLEVFNQTTFTLKEFDAILNHLAKGNVFEKAKTLRDYYNLTKEDGTSFYVRFFNTEDNSQNLFQVTNQISLEGSYKNRFDVTLLVNGLPLVQIELKRSGIEIKEAFNQINRYQMHSFWSNHGLFQYVQLFVISNGVNTKYLANNKLQSVKQTFFWADANNKNIKELPDFADAFLNPNHLGKMISHYIVINETHKVMMILRPYQYFATEAIIHQVKNSNNNAYIWHTTGSGKTLTSFKASQILMELPEVYKVVFVVDRKDLDYQTMNEFNAFKKDSVDVTDNTQSLIRQLTDNTKLVLTTIQKLNNAVSERFKGNIEPLRHKKNVFIFDECHRSQFGETHERITKFFEKSQLIGFTGTPIFAENASKNDLGKRTTKDLFGNCLHKYVITDAIRDQNVLRFGIEYVGKYKNKSNTFIDIEVEDIDKQEVLNSKKRINKIVDYIIAYHNQKTFNKDYSALLAVSSIDNVIQYYDLFQQKKEAGEHDLRIATIFTYGTNEDSDEAQDFLPSDEVDFDVLAEPRTLYESRHTRDKLEKYIGHYNAMYGTSFTNKDSSSFEKYFQNISKRLKNREKENFNNEADRLDIVIVVNMMLTGFDAKKVNTLYVDKNLKQHGLIQAYSRTNRILGEQKSQGNILAFRNLKKATDDAITLFSNKEAIEVVTMPDYEKIAAKFDEALKLLREITPTYQSVDDLESEEDEAKFVQAFRKLMRAMNVLQSYTDFNWDDLPIDEQEFEDYKSKYLDLYEKVKQDNQKQKSSILEDIDFELELIHRDQINVAYILKLLAQLKGAKTPTTAAAQRKVIIDLLGGDIQLRSKRELIQKFIDENMPHIKDGDSIEDEFEKFWQDQKVLALGKLCEEEHLDKAQFKALIDAYIYSGREPIKDEVFQCLDNRPSILQARVIGDRIIARMKEFVEVFVNGMMA, encoded by the coding sequence ATGGGACATCAATCTGAAGCTGTATTAGAAAACAACTTAATCAAGCAATTGGTTGGCTTGGATTATACGCCCATTAAAATACAGGATGGAGATGCTTTGGTTTCCAACCTAAAAAATCAACTTGAAGTTTTTAACCAAACTACTTTTACTCTAAAAGAGTTTGATGCTATTTTGAATCATTTAGCAAAAGGTAATGTTTTTGAGAAAGCCAAAACACTAAGAGATTATTATAATTTAACCAAAGAAGATGGCACTTCGTTTTATGTTCGTTTTTTTAATACCGAAGATAATAGTCAAAATTTATTTCAGGTAACCAATCAAATAAGTCTTGAAGGAAGTTACAAGAATCGTTTTGATGTAACGCTTTTGGTAAACGGTTTGCCTTTAGTACAAATAGAACTCAAACGTTCTGGTATCGAAATCAAAGAAGCGTTTAACCAAATCAATCGCTACCAAATGCATTCTTTTTGGAGCAATCATGGTTTGTTTCAATATGTACAATTATTTGTAATAAGCAACGGTGTTAATACCAAATATTTAGCCAACAACAAATTGCAGTCGGTTAAGCAAACCTTCTTTTGGGCAGATGCTAATAATAAAAATATTAAAGAGTTACCTGATTTTGCAGATGCTTTTCTGAACCCAAATCACTTGGGTAAAATGATCTCGCATTATATTGTAATAAATGAGACACATAAGGTAATGATGATATTGCGACCTTATCAATATTTTGCAACAGAAGCGATTATTCATCAGGTTAAAAACTCCAATAATAACGCTTACATCTGGCACACTACAGGTTCAGGTAAAACCCTGACTTCGTTTAAAGCGAGTCAAATATTGATGGAATTGCCTGAGGTGTACAAAGTAGTTTTTGTAGTCGACAGAAAAGATTTGGATTATCAAACTATGAACGAATTCAACGCTTTCAAAAAAGATAGTGTTGATGTTACCGATAATACGCAATCCCTAATCAGACAATTAACAGATAATACTAAGTTGGTTTTAACAACTATTCAGAAATTAAATAATGCAGTTTCAGAACGTTTTAAAGGAAATATTGAGCCTTTGCGACATAAAAAAAACGTTTTTATTTTTGATGAATGCCATCGTTCTCAGTTTGGAGAAACGCATGAACGCATTACAAAATTCTTTGAGAAAAGCCAATTAATAGGTTTTACAGGAACGCCTATATTTGCAGAAAACGCTTCTAAAAATGATTTAGGAAAACGAACCACCAAAGATTTGTTTGGAAACTGTTTGCATAAATATGTAATTACAGATGCTATTCGCGATCAAAACGTGTTGCGTTTTGGAATTGAATATGTGGGGAAATACAAAAACAAGAGCAATACTTTTATTGATATTGAGGTAGAAGATATTGATAAACAAGAAGTATTAAATTCTAAAAAGAGAATCAACAAAATTGTTGACTATATTATTGCCTATCACAATCAAAAAACATTTAATAAAGATTATTCTGCTTTGCTTGCAGTAAGTAGTATTGATAATGTTATTCAGTATTATGATCTTTTTCAGCAAAAGAAAGAAGCCGGAGAACACGATTTGCGTATTGCGACTATTTTTACTTATGGTACAAATGAAGATTCAGACGAGGCACAAGATTTTCTTCCTTCTGATGAAGTAGATTTTGATGTTTTGGCAGAACCAAGAACTCTTTATGAATCCAGGCATACCAGAGATAAACTTGAAAAATACATTGGACATTATAATGCAATGTATGGTACCAGTTTTACAAATAAAGATAGTTCATCATTCGAAAAATATTTCCAAAACATTAGTAAACGATTAAAAAATCGTGAAAAGGAAAATTTCAATAACGAAGCTGATCGTTTGGATATTGTCATTGTTGTAAATATGATGTTGACTGGTTTTGATGCTAAAAAAGTAAATACACTTTATGTAGATAAAAACCTGAAACAACACGGATTAATACAAGCTTATTCAAGGACAAATAGAATTTTAGGAGAACAGAAGTCTCAAGGAAATATTTTAGCCTTCAGAAACCTTAAAAAAGCAACTGATGATGCAATTACTTTGTTTTCGAATAAAGAGGCGATAGAAGTTGTTACAATGCCCGATTACGAAAAGATAGCGGCAAAGTTTGATGAAGCATTAAAACTTTTAAGAGAAATAACACCAACCTATCAAAGTGTAGATGATCTAGAAAGCGAAGAAGACGAGGCGAAATTTGTGCAAGCTTTCAGAAAATTAATGCGAGCGATGAATGTATTACAATCCTACACTGATTTTAACTGGGATGATTTACCAATTGATGAGCAGGAATTTGAAGACTACAAAAGCAAATATCTAGACTTGTACGAAAAAGTAAAACAAGACAATCAAAAACAAAAATCCTCTATACTTGAAGATATTGATTTTGAATTAGAATTAATCCATAGAGATCAAATAAATGTGGCTTATATTTTGAAATTATTAGCACAATTAAAAGGAGCTAAAACTCCTACTACAGCGGCTGCTCAAAGAAAAGTTATTATTGATTTATTGGGCGGTGATATTCAATTGAGAAGTAAAAGAGAATTGATCCAAAAATTCATCGATGAGAATATGCCCCACATTAAAGATGGCGATTCGATCGAAGATGAGTTTGAAAAATTCTGGCAAGATCAAAAAGTATTAGCATTAGGAAAATTGTGTGAAGAAGAACATCTGGACAAAGCCCAATTCAAAGCACTGATTGATGCTTATATTTATAGCGGTAGAGAACCAATAAAAGACGAAGTTTTTCAATGTTTAGACAATAGACCAAGTATTCTTCAGGCAAGGGTTATTGGCGATCGAATTATTGCAAGAATGAAGGAGTTCGTAGAGGTTTTTGTAAACGGAATGATGGCTTAG
- a CDS encoding transposase: protein MIKFQNKYRIPSARLQNWDYGANGAYFITICTDKMQHYFGEIFECEMQLNELGKLAQELWKEITNQFSYVELGNFVIMPNHVHGILIINKSATVETRFIASPNNEEKKGGVTGDKNPMLSENISRIIRWYKGRCSFEMRKIHADFSWHSRFHDHIIKDSTSFENIQNYIENNPSKWEEDKFYK from the coding sequence ATGATAAAATTTCAAAATAAATATCGCATTCCATCTGCACGATTGCAAAATTGGGATTATGGTGCAAATGGTGCTTATTTTATCACAATATGCACAGATAAAATGCAGCATTATTTTGGGGAGATTTTTGAATGCGAAATGCAATTAAATGAATTGGGGAAATTAGCTCAGGAATTATGGAAAGAGATTACAAATCAATTTTCGTATGTCGAATTGGGTAATTTTGTGATTATGCCCAATCATGTACATGGGATATTAATCATAAATAAATCCGCAACGGTAGAGACGCGATTCATCGCGTCTCCAAACAACGAAGAGAAAAAGGGAGGAGTGACAGGCGATAAAAACCCAATGCTCAGTGAAAATATATCGCGTATTATTCGATGGTACAAAGGAAGATGTAGTTTTGAAATGCGTAAAATACATGCTGATTTTAGTTGGCATTCCAGATTTCATGATCATATTATCAAAGATTCTACATCGTTTGAAAATATTCAAAATTATATAGAGAATAATCCTTCCAAATGGGAAGAAGATAAATTTTATAAATAA
- a CDS encoding restriction endonuclease subunit S: MSTATLQSEKKKTLVPKLRFQGFARNGKIYIKHFFKDIFLFSTGKNIKQSEASPEFEIPCVRYGELYHMYNEVIYKIINKTNLHRSELLFSKGDEILLPSAGEDPLDIGSASALTVANVAIGRTINVLRPVNENVYSQVYVSYYINEKLRKKISKLAKGSSISNVYNSDLKTLEITLPTLPEQQKIASFLNAVDEKIQQLSRKKELLEQYKKGVMQQLFSGKLRFKDENGEDYPDWEKVNGNVLFESISNKNHNSDLPILAITQDQGAVPRDLIEYKVSVTDKSIDSYKVVEIGDFVISLRSFQGGIEYSNYKGICSPAYIILRPTSEKVNKSFYKTYFKTSSYIKELQKNLEGIRDGKMISFKYFSEIKLPLPSFEEQQKIANFLSSIDDKIESTNKQITQTQTFKKGLLQQMFV, translated from the coding sequence ATGAGTACAGCAACTTTACAGAGTGAAAAGAAAAAAACTTTGGTACCGAAATTACGATTTCAGGGGTTTGCTAGAAATGGCAAAATATATATAAAACATTTTTTCAAAGATATTTTTCTTTTTTCAACAGGTAAAAATATTAAGCAAAGTGAAGCTTCGCCTGAATTTGAAATTCCTTGTGTTAGATATGGTGAATTATATCATATGTACAATGAAGTAATTTATAAAATCATCAATAAAACTAATTTGCATAGATCAGAATTGCTTTTTAGTAAGGGAGATGAAATATTACTTCCATCCGCAGGTGAAGACCCATTAGATATTGGCTCAGCTTCTGCATTAACTGTTGCAAATGTAGCAATTGGTAGAACGATAAACGTTTTAAGACCTGTTAATGAAAATGTTTACTCACAAGTTTATGTTTCGTATTATATTAATGAAAAATTAAGAAAGAAAATATCCAAGCTAGCTAAAGGTTCAAGTATAAGCAATGTTTATAATTCAGATCTAAAAACATTAGAAATTACACTTCCAACTCTCCCAGAACAACAAAAAATAGCTTCTTTTTTAAATGCTGTCGATGAAAAAATACAACAACTTTCTCGCAAAAAGGAATTATTAGAACAATACAAAAAAGGCGTAATGCAACAATTGTTTTCTGGTAAATTACGGTTTAAAGATGAGAATGGGGAGGATTATCCAGATTGGGAGAAAGTAAATGGAAATGTTCTTTTCGAAAGTATTTCTAATAAAAATCATAATTCAGATTTACCAATACTTGCTATTACTCAAGATCAAGGAGCAGTTCCTAGAGATTTAATTGAATATAAAGTTTCTGTAACTGATAAAAGTATTGATAGTTATAAAGTGGTTGAAATTGGAGATTTTGTAATAAGTTTAAGATCTTTTCAAGGAGGAATAGAATATTCAAATTATAAAGGAATATGTAGTCCTGCTTATATTATATTAAGACCAACTTCTGAGAAAGTAAATAAGTCTTTTTACAAAACTTATTTTAAAACAAGTTCTTATATAAAAGAATTGCAGAAAAATCTAGAAGGGATTAGAGATGGGAAAATGATTAGTTTTAAATATTTTTCAGAAATTAAATTGCCACTTCCATCTTTTGAAGAACAACAAAAAATAGCCAATTTTTTATCAAGTATCGATGATAAAATAGAAAGCACCAATAAACAAATTACCCAAACACAAACGTTCAAAAAAGGGTTGTTGCAGCAAATGTTTGTGTAG
- a CDS encoding type I restriction-modification system subunit M: MAAEQKQKLEQQLWNIANTLRGKMDADDFRDYILGFIFYKYLSTKMDLYANEVLKPDGLTFQEIEGHAEEALLKQELKSLAIDKLGFFLEPSELFSEIARRGNAGGKNNFILGDLAKVLTHIEQSTMGSESEEDFGNLFSDLDLTSHKLGKSESDKNELIVKVLVHLDEIDFDLENVDSDVLGDAYEYLIGKFASGAGKKAGEFYTPQQVSSILAQLVTVGKDKLKSVYDPTCGSGSLLLRVAKEVKTVNAFYGQEMNPTTYNLCRMNMIMHDVHYKRFDIKNEDTLERPQHYDMRFEAIVANPPFSANWSASPLFMNDERFSAYGKLAPSSKADFAFVQHMVHQLDDNGTMAVVLPHGVLFRGGAEGHIREYLIKEKNYLDAVIGLPANIFYGTSIPTCILVLKKKRTDAGNILFIDASQHYEKIKTQSVLRNQDIDKIINTYKNRITEEKYSHLVKTQFIASQDYNLNIPRYVNTFEEEDTIDLKAITTELRELAILEKTTDETIADFCAELGIERPF, from the coding sequence ATGGCAGCCGAACAAAAACAAAAATTAGAACAACAACTCTGGAATATCGCTAACACCCTTCGTGGGAAAATGGATGCAGATGATTTTAGAGATTATATATTAGGTTTCATTTTCTACAAATACTTGAGTACAAAAATGGATTTGTATGCTAATGAAGTATTGAAACCAGACGGTTTGACTTTTCAGGAAATCGAAGGACATGCTGAGGAAGCTTTATTAAAGCAGGAATTAAAATCATTGGCGATTGATAAACTTGGTTTTTTCTTAGAACCATCTGAATTGTTTTCTGAAATAGCAAGAAGAGGAAATGCAGGAGGAAAAAACAATTTTATTCTCGGTGATTTAGCAAAAGTACTTACGCACATTGAGCAAAGTACAATGGGCTCTGAAAGTGAAGAAGATTTTGGAAACTTATTTTCTGACTTGGATTTAACTTCTCATAAATTAGGAAAATCTGAATCAGATAAAAATGAATTAATTGTAAAAGTGCTTGTGCATTTGGATGAAATAGATTTTGATTTAGAAAATGTAGATAGCGATGTTCTTGGTGATGCCTATGAATATTTAATTGGAAAATTTGCAAGTGGAGCTGGAAAAAAGGCAGGCGAATTTTATACGCCACAGCAAGTCAGCAGTATTTTGGCACAATTGGTAACAGTTGGCAAAGACAAACTTAAAAGTGTTTATGACCCAACTTGTGGTTCTGGTTCGTTATTATTACGTGTTGCCAAAGAAGTAAAAACTGTAAATGCTTTTTACGGACAAGAAATGAATCCTACGACGTACAACTTATGTCGTATGAACATGATTATGCACGATGTGCATTACAAACGTTTTGATATTAAAAATGAAGATACTTTAGAACGCCCGCAACATTACGATATGCGTTTTGAAGCTATTGTTGCTAATCCTCCTTTTTCTGCCAATTGGAGCGCGAGTCCTTTATTTATGAATGACGAACGTTTCTCTGCTTACGGAAAACTAGCCCCGAGCAGCAAAGCCGATTTTGCTTTTGTACAACATATGGTTCACCAGCTGGATGATAACGGAACGATGGCGGTTGTTTTACCACACGGTGTTTTGTTTCGTGGCGGTGCCGAAGGACACATACGTGAGTATTTAATAAAAGAGAAAAATTACTTAGACGCTGTAATTGGTTTACCTGCCAATATCTTTTACGGAACCAGTATACCAACATGTATTTTGGTTTTAAAGAAAAAAAGAACTGATGCAGGAAATATTTTATTTATAGATGCCAGCCAACATTACGAAAAAATAAAAACCCAAAGCGTATTGCGTAATCAGGATATTGACAAAATTATAAATACCTATAAAAACCGCATCACAGAAGAAAAATACAGCCATCTCGTAAAGACGCAATTTATTGCGTCTCAAGATTACAATTTAAACATTCCTCGTTATGTAAATACTTTTGAAGAAGAAGATACAATAGATCTAAAAGCAATAACAACTGAATTGCGAGAATTAGCAATACTTGAAAAGACAACAGATGAAACAATTGCTGACTTTTGTGCTGAATTAGGAATTGAAAGACCATTCTAA